One segment of Streptosporangium brasiliense DNA contains the following:
- a CDS encoding transglycosylase domain-containing protein has protein sequence MSWNQSQAQTQVQGRAQGMGPDPRDFGRAPQGAGYDPRETGRMPQGAGYDPQGAGPRRRDTDPGGGRRPEAAFEDTQAMLAAQARSERSAGSGPGDTGGRGRRGRGTRGAAGPQGRAGSGGPGGPAGRGPGDGDGPGDDDGHDRPGRQGWKRFLPNWKIVVASFTVLAAGVFGMIAVAYANTPVPKVTQDSVDDQGSVIYYSDKSVLARLGVKRTIVTIDKIPRHVQDAVIAAENRSFREDNGIDFKGMARSLLSTVSGEQVQGASTITQQMARNYYGGLSQERSIQRKIKEIFVAVKLDKELSKDTILAQYLNTIYFGRGAYGIQAAAQAFFNKNVGELTPQMGAYLAGRIQNPDAFDQAEKAKNLAPTQERYDYVIKGMAQLDPGKYGPLPAKFPTAPKRIALRTKDYYQGIKGYMITEILRELEKRGISQEDVEQRGYKIYSTFDKKLMLAAKKAVEENTSGLSSEIHTGLAAVDPRNGRVVAFYGGPSFTKREWNDAFMSEKQAASAFKPYVLAAWLEEGNSLNSYLSGKGPIKAPGTKDIKNSHDVPGGSVNTIRATAESINTAFVQMGMEVGLDKVIQIAAGAGLSEQKLKETQARHAFALTIGSGPVTPVQQAGGYSIFANEGKHYENHVVIEVTDRDKTKVIKESVQPTQVISPDSAADAIVALQQVVKDPRGTGRAAALPDRPVAGKTGTNDENKEAWFVGFTPQLSTAVGMYRQDKKTNGEISLGADIQGATYPTRVWHAFMAEAMKGKEVLQFPPRANVGADKNLAPKPVPTPTPTPEPDDQGCLPGDITCDSGDGTGFPDEDGQPTTPDDQGCLPGDITCDSGDGTGLPDGDGGDIGDGGDIGSGGGAPPAVAPDPRHRSSGQRP, from the coding sequence ATGAGCTGGAACCAGTCCCAGGCGCAGACGCAGGTGCAAGGGCGGGCGCAGGGCATGGGACCCGACCCTCGGGACTTCGGGCGGGCACCGCAGGGCGCCGGGTACGACCCCCGGGAGACCGGCCGGATGCCGCAGGGCGCCGGGTACGACCCGCAGGGCGCCGGGCCGCGCCGGCGCGACACCGACCCGGGCGGGGGCCGTCGCCCCGAGGCCGCCTTCGAGGACACCCAGGCCATGCTCGCCGCCCAGGCCAGAAGCGAGCGGTCGGCGGGCTCCGGCCCCGGTGACACCGGCGGGCGCGGCAGGCGGGGGCGCGGCACGCGCGGCGCGGCGGGCCCGCAGGGGCGCGCGGGCTCCGGCGGGCCGGGGGGTCCCGCCGGACGCGGTCCCGGCGACGGAGACGGCCCCGGCGACGATGACGGGCACGACAGGCCGGGGCGCCAGGGCTGGAAGCGCTTCCTGCCCAACTGGAAGATCGTGGTGGCCAGCTTCACCGTCCTCGCCGCGGGCGTCTTCGGCATGATCGCGGTCGCCTACGCCAACACGCCCGTCCCCAAGGTGACCCAGGACAGCGTCGACGACCAGGGCAGCGTCATCTACTACAGCGACAAGAGCGTGCTCGCCCGCCTCGGCGTCAAACGGACGATCGTGACGATCGACAAGATCCCGCGGCACGTCCAGGACGCGGTGATCGCCGCGGAGAACCGCAGCTTCCGCGAGGACAACGGCATCGACTTCAAGGGCATGGCCAGATCGCTGCTGAGCACCGTGAGCGGCGAGCAGGTCCAGGGCGCCTCGACCATCACCCAGCAGATGGCCCGTAACTACTACGGCGGCCTCAGCCAGGAACGGTCGATCCAGCGGAAGATCAAGGAGATCTTCGTCGCGGTCAAGCTGGACAAGGAACTGTCCAAGGACACGATCCTCGCGCAGTATCTCAACACCATCTACTTCGGCCGCGGCGCCTACGGCATCCAGGCCGCCGCGCAGGCGTTCTTCAACAAGAACGTCGGCGAGCTGACCCCGCAGATGGGCGCCTACCTCGCCGGCCGCATCCAGAACCCCGACGCCTTCGACCAGGCCGAGAAGGCCAAGAACCTGGCCCCCACCCAGGAGCGCTACGACTACGTGATCAAGGGCATGGCCCAGCTCGACCCCGGCAAGTACGGCCCGCTGCCCGCCAAGTTCCCCACGGCCCCCAAGCGGATCGCCCTGCGGACCAAGGACTACTACCAGGGCATCAAGGGCTACATGATCACCGAGATCCTCCGGGAGCTCGAGAAGCGGGGCATCAGCCAGGAGGACGTCGAGCAGCGCGGTTACAAGATCTACTCGACGTTCGACAAGAAGCTGATGCTCGCGGCCAAGAAGGCCGTCGAGGAGAACACCTCCGGTCTCTCCTCCGAGATCCACACCGGGCTCGCGGCCGTCGACCCCCGCAACGGGAGGGTCGTCGCCTTCTACGGGGGCCCCAGCTTCACCAAGCGTGAGTGGAACGACGCGTTCATGTCCGAGAAGCAGGCGGCGTCGGCGTTCAAGCCCTACGTCCTGGCCGCCTGGCTGGAGGAGGGCAACAGCCTCAACAGCTACCTGTCGGGCAAGGGGCCGATCAAGGCGCCGGGCACCAAGGACATCAAGAACTCCCACGACGTCCCCGGCGGCTCGGTCAACACCATCAGGGCCACCGCCGAGTCCATCAACACGGCGTTCGTGCAGATGGGCATGGAGGTCGGCCTGGACAAGGTCATCCAGATCGCGGCCGGCGCGGGCCTCAGTGAGCAGAAGCTCAAGGAGACCCAGGCCAGGCACGCCTTCGCGCTCACCATCGGGTCGGGCCCGGTCACCCCGGTCCAGCAGGCCGGCGGCTACTCGATCTTCGCCAACGAGGGCAAGCACTACGAGAACCACGTCGTGATCGAGGTCACCGACCGCGACAAGACGAAGGTGATCAAGGAGAGCGTCCAGCCGACCCAGGTCATCAGCCCCGACAGCGCGGCCGACGCCATCGTCGCGCTGCAGCAGGTGGTCAAGGACCCGCGCGGCACCGGCAGGGCCGCGGCCCTGCCCGACCGGCCGGTGGCGGGCAAGACCGGCACCAACGACGAGAACAAGGAAGCCTGGTTCGTCGGGTTCACCCCGCAGCTGTCCACCGCCGTCGGCATGTACCGGCAGGACAAGAAGACCAACGGCGAGATCTCGCTGGGCGCCGACATCCAGGGCGCCACCTACCCCACCCGGGTGTGGCACGCCTTCATGGCGGAGGCCATGAAGGGCAAGGAGGTCCTCCAGTTCCCGCCGCGCGCCAACGTCGGCGCGGACAAGAACCTCGCGCCCAAGCCCGTCCCGACGCCGACCCCGACGCCGGAGCCCGACGACCAGGGCTGCCTGCCCGGGGACATCACCTGCGACTCCGGCGACGGCACCGGCTTCCCCGACGAGGATGGCCAGCCGACCACGCCCGACGACCAGGGCTGCCTGCCCGGGGACATCACCTGCGACTCCGGCGACGGCACCGGTCTCCCCGACGGTGACGGCGGCGACATCGGTGACGGCGGCGACATCGGCAGCGGCGGCGGCGCTCCCCCGGCGGTCGCGCCGGACCCCCGGC
- a CDS encoding PadR family transcriptional regulator yields MAGGRGGVLELAVLGSLHETPLHGYELRKRLNALLGMFRAFSYGSLYPCLRQLLTDGLIVEDSASDTASAPTESPITLTGRRSKIVYKLTAEGKERLQELLTQAGPSAWEDESFGVHFAFFRHTEAEVRLRILEGRRSRLEERLDGVRTALARTRERLDSYTLELQRHGLESVEREVRWLNELIATERRGSSADEERQSAQGQSTQEGTLRAPAPGADDSGRRAAPEDN; encoded by the coding sequence GTGGCCGGTGGACGCGGTGGCGTGCTGGAGCTCGCCGTGCTCGGGTCGCTGCACGAGACCCCATTACACGGCTATGAGCTGCGCAAACGGCTCAACGCTCTGCTCGGCATGTTCCGGGCGTTCTCCTACGGTTCGCTCTACCCTTGCCTCCGGCAGCTGCTGACCGACGGGCTCATCGTGGAGGACAGCGCGTCCGACACGGCCTCTGCCCCTACGGAGAGCCCCATAACGCTCACCGGGCGTCGGTCGAAGATCGTCTACAAGCTGACCGCGGAGGGCAAGGAACGGCTCCAGGAGCTCCTCACCCAGGCAGGCCCGTCCGCCTGGGAGGACGAGAGCTTCGGGGTCCATTTCGCCTTCTTCAGGCACACCGAGGCCGAGGTCCGCCTGCGCATCCTGGAAGGACGCCGCAGCCGGCTGGAGGAGCGGCTGGACGGCGTGCGCACGGCTCTCGCCCGCACGAGGGAGCGGCTCGACAGCTACACCCTTGAGCTGCAGCGTCACGGCCTGGAGTCGGTCGAACGCGAAGTGCGCTGGTTGAATGAGCTGATCGCCACCGAGCGACGCGGCTCCTCGGCCGACGAAGAGCGGCAGTCCGCACAAGGACAGTCCACACAAGAAGGAACGCTCCGGGCGCCCGCGCCCGGAGCGGATGACTCGGGGCGGCGTGCCGCCCCGGAAGACAACTGA
- a CDS encoding inositol-3-phosphate synthase, translating into MGSVRVAIVGVGNCATSLVQGVHYYRDADPGARVPGLMHVKFGDYHVGDVEFVAAFDVDAKKVGRDLSEAIVASENNTIKICDVPPLGVTVQRGHTFDGLGEFYRDMIEESDEIPVDVVQVLKDSKVDVLVSYLPVGSEEADRFYAQCALDAKVAFVNALPVFIASDPVWAQKFTDAGVPIVGDDIKSQVGATITHRVMAKLFEDRGVELLRTYQLNFGGNMDFMNMLERKRLQSKKISKTQSVTSQIPHEMGKADVHIGPSDHVPWLDDRKWAYVRLEGRSFGDTPLNLEYKLEVWDSPNSAGIIIDAVRAAKIALDRGIAGPILSASSYFMKSPPEQYSDDEAREYVEKFIRGEVER; encoded by the coding sequence ATGGGTTCGGTGCGCGTAGCCATTGTCGGTGTAGGCAACTGTGCCACGTCGCTCGTGCAGGGCGTGCACTACTACAGGGACGCCGACCCCGGCGCCCGGGTGCCGGGCCTGATGCACGTCAAGTTCGGCGACTACCACGTCGGCGACGTCGAGTTCGTCGCGGCTTTCGACGTCGACGCCAAGAAGGTCGGGCGTGACCTGTCCGAGGCGATCGTGGCCTCGGAGAACAACACCATCAAGATCTGCGACGTGCCGCCCCTGGGCGTCACCGTGCAGCGCGGCCACACCTTCGACGGTCTCGGCGAGTTCTACCGCGACATGATCGAGGAGTCCGACGAGATCCCGGTCGACGTCGTGCAGGTCCTCAAGGACAGCAAGGTCGACGTCCTGGTCTCCTATCTGCCCGTCGGGTCGGAGGAGGCGGACCGCTTCTACGCCCAGTGCGCCCTCGACGCCAAGGTCGCCTTCGTCAACGCGCTGCCGGTGTTCATCGCCTCCGACCCGGTGTGGGCCCAGAAGTTCACCGACGCCGGTGTCCCGATCGTCGGCGACGACATCAAGTCCCAGGTCGGCGCCACCATCACGCACCGCGTGATGGCCAAGCTGTTCGAGGACCGCGGGGTCGAGCTGCTCCGCACCTACCAGCTCAACTTCGGCGGGAACATGGACTTCATGAACATGCTGGAGCGCAAGCGCCTGCAGTCCAAGAAGATCTCCAAGACCCAGTCCGTCACCTCCCAGATCCCGCACGAGATGGGCAAGGCCGACGTGCACATCGGCCCGTCGGACCACGTGCCGTGGCTCGACGACCGCAAGTGGGCCTACGTCCGCCTGGAGGGCAGGTCCTTCGGCGACACCCCGCTGAACCTGGAGTACAAGCTGGAGGTCTGGGACTCCCCCAACTCCGCCGGCATCATCATCGACGCGGTCCGCGCCGCGAAGATCGCCCTGGACCGGGGCATCGCCGGGCCGATCCTGTCGGCCTCCTCCTACTTCATGAAGTCCCCGCCGGAGCAGTATTCCGACGACGAGGCCCGCGAATACGTGGAGAAGTTCATCCGCGGCGAGGTCGAGCGCTGA
- the idi gene encoding isopentenyl-diphosphate Delta-isomerase translates to MTPHEHVVLVDPEGNAIGTAPKAVVHGPDTPLHLAFSSYVFDGQGRVLLTRRASHKITWPGVWTNSCCGHPLPGEPMPEAVTRRLAHELGLRAGRVDLLLPRFSYRAVMDSGIVEHELCPVYRVVVGSDAVPNPDEVDDVRWMPWKEFVDGVLGHRLAVSPWCLEQLPHLAELGADPLAWPVADPAGLPAAAR, encoded by the coding sequence GTGACGCCTCATGAACACGTCGTGCTCGTCGACCCCGAGGGCAACGCGATCGGCACGGCCCCCAAGGCCGTGGTGCACGGTCCCGACACCCCTCTCCACCTCGCCTTCTCCAGCTACGTGTTCGACGGGCAGGGGCGGGTGCTGCTCACCCGCAGGGCGTCGCACAAGATCACCTGGCCCGGGGTGTGGACCAACAGCTGCTGCGGCCACCCCCTGCCCGGCGAGCCGATGCCGGAGGCGGTGACCCGCCGGCTCGCCCACGAGCTGGGGCTGCGGGCCGGCCGGGTCGACCTGCTGCTGCCGCGCTTCTCCTACCGGGCGGTCATGGACAGCGGGATCGTCGAGCACGAGCTCTGCCCGGTCTACCGGGTGGTCGTCGGGTCCGACGCGGTGCCCAACCCCGACGAGGTCGACGACGTGCGCTGGATGCCGTGGAAGGAGTTCGTCGACGGGGTGCTCGGCCACCGGCTGGCCGTCTCCCCGTGGTGCCTCGAACAGCTCCCCCATCTGGCCGAACTCGGCGCCGACCCCCTCGCCTGGCCGGTCGCCGACCCGGCCGGGCTGCCCGCCGCCGCCCGCTGA
- a CDS encoding MFS transporter, with product MSFVSDLRVVLEGRDFRRLFGTRLVSQFSDGIFQFGVTGFAFFSPEKSTSAVAIAAGLAVLFLPYSILGPFVGVFIDRWSRRQILVIAPMVRGALLLVAAALVAAGAPDGLFYTAALAVLGVNRFFLAALGASLPHVVLADRLMVANAVTPTSGTVLTFVGVGAGYLLRKVFGADHQGTAVLLIVSGLVFGFSALISRTMDRRLLGPAYDPDRPQAREAVRHVLTGMADGVRHIVHHRAAAAAMGAMATHRFMYGMCTAMLVMLSRYYFADSAEDALNAASLVVATSGVGYALAILVTPWATERFGIERWVPAMLATAGVLTFALCFSFQQWGFAVGGFVLGVAGQSIKICADTSVQRDVEDAYLGRAFSIYDMLFNGTYVLAAALAATLLPADGRSMLVLGLITAGYVGGAALYRVVTPGRAPEPLPSSPS from the coding sequence GTGTCATTCGTATCCGATCTACGCGTGGTCCTGGAAGGTCGGGACTTCCGGCGGCTGTTCGGCACCCGCCTGGTCTCACAGTTCTCCGACGGGATCTTCCAGTTCGGCGTAACCGGATTCGCCTTCTTCAGCCCGGAGAAGAGCACCAGCGCCGTCGCGATCGCCGCCGGGCTGGCCGTGCTGTTCCTGCCCTACTCGATCCTGGGGCCCTTCGTCGGCGTGTTCATCGACCGCTGGTCCCGGCGGCAGATCCTGGTGATCGCACCGATGGTCCGCGGGGCGCTGCTGCTGGTGGCCGCGGCCCTCGTCGCCGCCGGCGCCCCCGACGGGCTCTTCTACACCGCCGCGCTCGCCGTCCTCGGGGTCAACCGCTTCTTCCTCGCCGCGCTGGGGGCCTCGCTCCCGCACGTCGTCCTGGCCGACCGGCTGATGGTGGCCAACGCGGTCACCCCCACCTCCGGCACCGTGCTGACCTTCGTCGGCGTGGGCGCGGGCTACCTGCTGCGGAAGGTCTTCGGGGCCGACCACCAGGGCACCGCGGTGCTGCTGATCGTCTCCGGCCTCGTCTTCGGGTTCAGCGCGCTCATCTCCAGGACCATGGACAGGCGGCTGCTCGGCCCGGCCTACGACCCCGACCGGCCGCAGGCCCGCGAGGCCGTGCGCCACGTGCTGACCGGCATGGCCGACGGCGTGCGGCACATCGTCCACCACCGGGCCGCCGCGGCCGCGATGGGGGCGATGGCCACCCACCGGTTCATGTACGGCATGTGCACGGCGATGCTGGTGATGCTGTCGCGCTACTACTTCGCCGACAGCGCCGAGGACGCACTGAACGCCGCCTCCCTCGTGGTCGCCACCTCCGGGGTCGGCTACGCCCTGGCCATCCTGGTCACGCCGTGGGCCACCGAGCGCTTCGGCATCGAGCGGTGGGTGCCGGCCATGCTCGCCACCGCCGGGGTGCTGACGTTCGCCCTCTGCTTCTCCTTCCAGCAGTGGGGCTTCGCGGTCGGCGGCTTCGTGCTCGGCGTCGCCGGGCAGAGCATCAAGATCTGCGCGGACACGAGCGTCCAGCGTGACGTCGAGGACGCCTATCTCGGCCGGGCCTTCTCGATCTACGACATGCTCTTCAACGGCACCTACGTGCTGGCCGCGGCGCTGGCCGCGACACTGCTGCCGGCCGACGGCCGGTCGATGCTGGTGCTGGGGCTCATCACCGCCGGATACGTGGGCGGCGCGGCGCTCTACCGGGTGGTCACCCCGGGCCGAGCGCCCGAGCCGCTGCCGTCATCGCCGTCGTGA
- a CDS encoding adenosylmethionine--8-amino-7-oxononanoate transaminase: MSPDGLAGLDREHVWHPYAAVPPRGPVHVVSRAEGVRLTLADGRELVDGMSSWWAAIHGYNHPRLNQALKDQVEDMAHVMFGGLTHGPAVRLAHTLATMTGLPKVFIADSGSVAVEVAIKMAFQFTGRSRLLTVRGGYHGDTFGAMAVCDPVNGMHHLFSGALPRHVFAERPPAEFDEGYAVRLAELVARHAHELAAIIVEPVVQGAGGMHFYHPAYLRRLRELADEHGVLLIADEIATGFGRTGELFGCDHAGVRPDIMCLGKALTGGYLSLAATLCTERVAAGIGVLMHGPTFMGNPLATAVAGASLELLAERPWREEVKRIETGLAEGLAEAARAPGVKDVRVLGAIGVVETHEPVDVAAVQDVVMRHGVWLRPFGRLIYTMPPYSIGDDLERITTAMTAAARALGPG; this comes from the coding sequence GTGAGCCCCGACGGTCTCGCGGGCCTGGACCGTGAGCACGTCTGGCACCCCTACGCGGCCGTGCCGCCGCGGGGGCCGGTCCACGTGGTCTCCCGGGCCGAGGGGGTACGGCTGACGCTCGCCGACGGCCGGGAGCTGGTCGACGGGATGTCGTCGTGGTGGGCGGCGATCCACGGCTACAACCACCCCCGGCTCAACCAGGCGCTGAAGGACCAGGTCGAGGACATGGCGCACGTCATGTTCGGCGGGCTCACCCACGGGCCCGCCGTACGGCTGGCCCACACGCTGGCCACCATGACCGGGCTGCCGAAGGTGTTCATCGCCGACTCCGGCTCGGTGGCCGTCGAGGTCGCGATCAAGATGGCCTTCCAGTTCACCGGCAGGAGCCGCCTGCTCACGGTCAGGGGCGGATACCACGGCGACACCTTCGGGGCGATGGCCGTCTGCGACCCGGTCAACGGCATGCACCACCTGTTCTCCGGCGCGCTGCCCCGGCACGTGTTCGCCGAACGGCCGCCGGCGGAGTTCGACGAGGGCTACGCGGTCCGGCTGGCGGAGCTGGTCGCCCGGCACGCCCACGAGCTGGCGGCGATCATCGTGGAGCCGGTCGTCCAGGGGGCGGGCGGCATGCACTTCTACCACCCGGCCTACCTGCGCCGGCTCCGCGAACTGGCCGACGAGCACGGCGTCCTGCTGATCGCCGACGAGATCGCCACCGGGTTCGGCCGGACCGGTGAGCTGTTCGGGTGCGACCACGCCGGCGTGCGGCCCGACATCATGTGCCTGGGCAAGGCGCTGACCGGCGGCTACCTGTCGCTGGCCGCGACGCTGTGCACCGAGCGGGTGGCGGCGGGCATCGGGGTGCTGATGCACGGGCCGACCTTCATGGGCAACCCGCTGGCCACCGCCGTCGCCGGCGCCTCCCTGGAGCTCCTGGCGGAGCGTCCGTGGCGCGAGGAGGTCAAGCGGATCGAGACCGGCCTGGCCGAGGGCCTGGCGGAGGCCGCGCGGGCGCCCGGGGTCAAGGACGTGCGGGTGCTGGGCGCGATCGGGGTCGTCGAGACCCACGAGCCCGTCGACGTCGCGGCGGTCCAGGACGTCGTCATGCGGCACGGGGTCTGGCTCCGCCCGTTCGGCCGGCTGATCTACACGATGCCGCCCTACTCGATCGGCGACGACCTGGAGAGGATCACGACGGCGATGACGGCAGCGGCTCGGGCGCTCGGCCCGGGGTGA
- a CDS encoding CCA tRNA nucleotidyltransferase, whose product MSELFRKIAPVADELGELFAARGYQIALVGGSVRDVFLGRIGNDLDLTTDARPEAVLELIRDWADSIWTIGIDFGTVGVRKGNWLLEITTYRSESYGPASRKPEVAYGDTLEGDLARRDFAVNAMALRLPSREFVDPHGGLDDLHARVLRTPGPPERSFDDDPLRMLRAARFASQLGFAVDPGAFAAMTAMAERIEIVSAERIRDELNKLICGEHPREGLKILVDSGLASHVLPELPKLRLEIDEHHRHKDVYEHTLIVLEQAIDLEESGPDRILRWAALLHDVGKPKTRRHEPGGRVSFHHHEVVGAQLAKKRMSELKFPKDVVADVSRLVELHLRFHGYGTGEWTDSAVRRYVRDGGHLLERLHKLTRADCTTRNRRKAQVLSRTYDQLEERIARLADEEELGKIRPELDGNEIQALLGVAPGPVVGRAYKFLLDMRLDKGVIGKEAAADALRGWAHENGLLPE is encoded by the coding sequence ATGAGCGAGCTGTTCCGAAAGATCGCTCCTGTGGCCGATGAGCTCGGCGAACTGTTCGCCGCCCGGGGGTACCAGATCGCCCTCGTGGGCGGCTCCGTCCGCGACGTCTTCCTCGGCAGGATCGGCAACGATCTCGACCTGACCACGGACGCGCGCCCTGAGGCGGTCCTGGAGCTCATCCGGGACTGGGCCGACTCCATCTGGACGATCGGCATCGACTTCGGCACGGTCGGCGTGCGCAAGGGCAACTGGCTGCTGGAGATCACCACCTACCGCAGCGAGTCCTACGGCCCCGCCTCGCGCAAGCCCGAGGTGGCCTACGGCGACACGCTGGAGGGCGACCTCGCCCGGCGTGACTTCGCGGTCAACGCGATGGCGCTGCGCCTGCCGTCCCGCGAGTTCGTGGACCCGCACGGCGGCCTCGACGACCTGCACGCCAGGGTGCTGCGCACGCCCGGCCCTCCCGAGCGGTCCTTCGACGACGACCCGCTGCGGATGCTCCGCGCCGCCAGGTTCGCCAGCCAGCTCGGCTTCGCCGTGGACCCCGGGGCGTTCGCCGCGATGACCGCGATGGCCGAGCGGATCGAGATCGTCTCGGCCGAGCGGATCCGCGACGAGCTGAACAAGCTGATCTGCGGCGAGCACCCCCGCGAGGGGCTCAAGATCCTCGTCGACTCCGGGCTCGCCTCCCACGTCCTGCCCGAGCTGCCCAAGCTCCGTCTGGAGATCGACGAGCACCACCGGCACAAGGACGTCTACGAGCACACGCTGATCGTGCTGGAGCAGGCGATCGACCTGGAGGAGAGCGGCCCCGACCGCATCCTGCGCTGGGCGGCGCTCCTGCATGACGTGGGCAAGCCCAAGACCCGCCGCCACGAGCCCGGCGGGCGGGTCTCCTTCCACCACCACGAGGTGGTGGGCGCGCAGCTGGCCAAGAAGCGCATGTCGGAGCTGAAGTTCCCCAAGGACGTGGTGGCCGACGTCTCCCGCCTGGTGGAGCTCCACCTGCGCTTCCACGGCTACGGCACCGGGGAGTGGACCGACTCGGCGGTGCGCCGCTACGTCCGCGACGGCGGGCACCTGCTCGAACGCCTGCACAAGCTGACCCGCGCCGACTGCACCACGCGCAACAGGCGCAAGGCCCAGGTCCTGTCCCGGACCTACGACCAGCTCGAGGAGCGCATCGCCCGGCTGGCCGACGAGGAGGAGCTGGGGAAGATCCGCCCCGAGCTCGACGGCAACGAGATCCAGGCGCTCCTGGGTGTCGCCCCGGGCCCGGTCGTCGGCCGCGCCTACAAGTTCCTCCTGGACATGCGCCTGGACAAGGGCGTCATCGGCAAGGAGGCCGCCGCCGACGCACTGCGCGGGTGGGCTCACGAGAACGGGCTGCTCCCTGAGTAG
- a CDS encoding aminoacyl-tRNA deacylase: MKDALAIHRWLLAHQVHHEIVRLPRAMTCVDELPELLSASPATCVEVTVFEVTTRIGRESVAVVSTVGSPLPLGVIGGTLGARRVRPASAFTVNSVTDYAAGLICPLLLPDGLTVLVDERLTGTAQIVHTPTGERHTALRIRADHLLTLVSGKPIDLVHSRSRREQTTFPLAG; this comes from the coding sequence ATGAAGGACGCCCTCGCGATCCACCGCTGGCTCCTCGCACACCAGGTCCACCATGAGATCGTACGCCTTCCGCGCGCGATGACATGCGTCGACGAGCTGCCGGAGCTGCTGTCCGCGAGCCCGGCGACCTGCGTGGAGGTCACAGTCTTCGAGGTCACGACCCGGATCGGCCGCGAGTCCGTCGCGGTCGTCAGCACTGTCGGATCCCCCCTCCCGCTCGGCGTGATCGGCGGCACCCTGGGCGCCCGCCGGGTCCGGCCCGCCTCGGCCTTCACCGTGAACTCCGTCACCGACTACGCCGCCGGGCTGATCTGCCCGCTGCTGCTGCCCGACGGGCTGACCGTGCTGGTCGACGAGCGGCTCACCGGGACCGCGCAGATCGTTCACACTCCCACCGGGGAGCGTCACACGGCGCTGCGGATACGCGCCGACCACCTGCTCACACTTGTCTCAGGGAAGCCCATTGACCTAGTCCATTCCCGGTCACGGAGAGAGCAGACGACCTTTCCCCTCGCTGGATAG